One Peromyscus leucopus breed LL Stock chromosome 6, UCI_PerLeu_2.1, whole genome shotgun sequence genomic region harbors:
- the Pklr gene encoding pyruvate kinase PKLR isoform X3, with the protein MEGPAGYLRRASVAQLTQELGTAFFQQQQLPAAMADTFLEHLCLLDIDSEPVAARSTSIIATIGPASRSVERLKEMIKAGMNIARLNFSHGSHEYHAESIANIREAAESFATSPLSYRPVAIALDTKGPEIRTGILQGGPESEVEIVKGSQVLVTVDPEFRTRGDARTVWVDYPNIARVVAVGGRIYIDDGLISLVVRKIGPEGLVTEVEHGGVLGSRKGVNLPNAEVDLPGLSEQDLLDLRFGVEHNVDIIFASFVRKASDVAAVRAALGPEGRGIKIISKIENHEGVKKFDEILEVSDGIMVARGDLGIEIPAEKVFLAQKMMIGRCNLAGKPVVCATQMLESMITKARPTRAETSDVANAVLDGADCIMLSGETAKGSFPVEAVKMQHAIAREAEAAVYHRQLFEELRRAAPLSRDPTEVTAIGAVEAAFKCCAAAIIVLTTTGRSAQLLSRYRPRAAVIAVTRSAQAARQVHLSRGVFPLLYREPPEAIWADDVDRRVQFGIESGKLRGFLRVGDLVIVVTGWRPGSGYTNIMRVLSIP; encoded by the exons ATGGAGG GGCCAGCGGGATACCTCCGGCGGGCTAGCGTGGCCCAGCTGACCCAGGAGCTGGGCACCGCCTtcttccagcagcagcagctgcccgCAGCTATGGCAGACACCTTCCTGGAACACCTCTGTCTCCTGGACATCGACTCAGAGCCTGTGGCTGCTCGGAGCACCAGCATCATTGCCACCATTG GGCCAGCATCTCGCTCTGTGGAACGCCTCAAGGAGATGATCAAGGCCGGGATGAACATTGCTCGACTCAACTTCTCCCATGGCTCTCATGAG TACCATGCAGAGTCCATCGCCAACATCCGAGAGGCGGCGGAGAGCTTTGCAACCTCTCCGCTCAGCTACAGGCCTGTGGCCATCGCCCTGGACACCAAGGGACCTGAGATACGCACCGGGATCCTGCAGGGG GGCCCAGAGTCGGAGGTGGAGATTGTGAAGGGCTCCCAGGTGCTGGTGACTGTGGACCCGGAGTTCCGGACACGGGGCGACGCACGCACAGTGTGGGTGGACTACCCCAATATCGCCCGGGTCGTGGCAGTGGGGGGCCGCATCTACATTGACGACGGCCTCATCTCGTTAGTGGTGCGGAAAATCG GCCCAGAGGGGCTGGTGACCGAAGTGGAACACGGTGGTGTCCTGGGCAGCAGGAAGGGTGTGAACTTGCCAAATGCTGAggtggacctgcctgggctgtcTGAGCAGGATCTCTTGGACCTGCGCTTCGGGGTGGAGCATAATGTGGACATCATCTTCGCCTCCTTTGTACGGAAAGCCAGCGACGTGGCTGCGGTCCGGGCTGCCCTGGGGCCGGAAGGACGGGGCATCAAAATTATCAGCAAAATTGAGAACCATGAAGGCGTGAAGAA GTTTGACGAAATTCTAGAAGTGAGCGATGGCATCATGGTGGCACGTGGTGACCTGGGCATTGAGATCCCAGCTGAGAAGGTTTTCTTGGCTCAGAAGATGATGATCGGACGCTGCAACCTGGCTGGGAAGCCAGTTGTTTGTGCCACACAG ATGCTAGAGAGCATGATCACTAAGGCTCGACCGACTCGGGCGGAGACAAGCGACGTGGCCAATGCGGTGCTGGATGGGGCTGACTGTATCATGTTGTCTGGGGAGACCGCCAAGGGCAGCTTCCCTGTGGAGGCTGTAAAGATGCAACACGCG ATTGCCCGCGAGGCAGAGGCTGCCGTGTATCACCGCCAGTTGTTTGAGGAGCTACGTCGGGCAGCGCCCCTGAGCCGTGACCCCACCGAGGTCACCGCGATTGGAGCCGTGGAGGCGGCCTTCAAGTGCTGTGCCGCGGCCATCATTGTGCTAACCACGACTGGCCG ctcagctcagctcctgtCTCGGTACCGACCTCGGGCGGCTGTCATTGCTGTGACTCGTTCTGCCCAGGCTGCCCGACAGGTCCACCTGTCCCGAGGAGTCTTCCCCTTGCTCTACCGTGAGCCGCCAGAGGCCATCTGGGCAGATGATGTGGACCGAAGGGTCCAATTTGGCATCGAAAGTG GAAAGCTCCGGGGCTTCCTCCGTGTCGGTGACCTGGTGATTGTGGTGACAGGCTGGCGACCTGGCTCTGGCTATACCAACATCATGCGGGTGCTGAGCATACCCTGA
- the Pklr gene encoding pyruvate kinase PKLR isoform X4, producing the protein MADTFLEHLCLLDIDSEPVAARSTSIIATIGPASRSVERLKEMIKAGMNIARLNFSHGSHEYHAESIANIREAAESFATSPLSYRPVAIALDTKGPEIRTGILQGGPESEVEIVKGSQVLVTVDPEFRTRGDARTVWVDYPNIARVVAVGGRIYIDDGLISLVVRKIGPEGLVTEVEHGGVLGSRKGVNLPNAEVDLPGLSEQDLLDLRFGVEHNVDIIFASFVRKASDVAAVRAALGPEGRGIKIISKIENHEGVKKFDEILEVSDGIMVARGDLGIEIPAEKVFLAQKMMIGRCNLAGKPVVCATQMLESMITKARPTRAETSDVANAVLDGADCIMLSGETAKGSFPVEAVKMQHAIAREAEAAVYHRQLFEELRRAAPLSRDPTEVTAIGAVEAAFKCCAAAIIVLTTTGRSAQLLSRYRPRAAVIAVTRSAQAARQVHLSRGVFPLLYREPPEAIWADDVDRRVQFGIESGKLRGFLRVGDLVIVVTGWRPGSGYTNIMRVLSIP; encoded by the exons ATGGCAGACACCTTCCTGGAACACCTCTGTCTCCTGGACATCGACTCAGAGCCTGTGGCTGCTCGGAGCACCAGCATCATTGCCACCATTG GGCCAGCATCTCGCTCTGTGGAACGCCTCAAGGAGATGATCAAGGCCGGGATGAACATTGCTCGACTCAACTTCTCCCATGGCTCTCATGAG TACCATGCAGAGTCCATCGCCAACATCCGAGAGGCGGCGGAGAGCTTTGCAACCTCTCCGCTCAGCTACAGGCCTGTGGCCATCGCCCTGGACACCAAGGGACCTGAGATACGCACCGGGATCCTGCAGGGG GGCCCAGAGTCGGAGGTGGAGATTGTGAAGGGCTCCCAGGTGCTGGTGACTGTGGACCCGGAGTTCCGGACACGGGGCGACGCACGCACAGTGTGGGTGGACTACCCCAATATCGCCCGGGTCGTGGCAGTGGGGGGCCGCATCTACATTGACGACGGCCTCATCTCGTTAGTGGTGCGGAAAATCG GCCCAGAGGGGCTGGTGACCGAAGTGGAACACGGTGGTGTCCTGGGCAGCAGGAAGGGTGTGAACTTGCCAAATGCTGAggtggacctgcctgggctgtcTGAGCAGGATCTCTTGGACCTGCGCTTCGGGGTGGAGCATAATGTGGACATCATCTTCGCCTCCTTTGTACGGAAAGCCAGCGACGTGGCTGCGGTCCGGGCTGCCCTGGGGCCGGAAGGACGGGGCATCAAAATTATCAGCAAAATTGAGAACCATGAAGGCGTGAAGAA GTTTGACGAAATTCTAGAAGTGAGCGATGGCATCATGGTGGCACGTGGTGACCTGGGCATTGAGATCCCAGCTGAGAAGGTTTTCTTGGCTCAGAAGATGATGATCGGACGCTGCAACCTGGCTGGGAAGCCAGTTGTTTGTGCCACACAG ATGCTAGAGAGCATGATCACTAAGGCTCGACCGACTCGGGCGGAGACAAGCGACGTGGCCAATGCGGTGCTGGATGGGGCTGACTGTATCATGTTGTCTGGGGAGACCGCCAAGGGCAGCTTCCCTGTGGAGGCTGTAAAGATGCAACACGCG ATTGCCCGCGAGGCAGAGGCTGCCGTGTATCACCGCCAGTTGTTTGAGGAGCTACGTCGGGCAGCGCCCCTGAGCCGTGACCCCACCGAGGTCACCGCGATTGGAGCCGTGGAGGCGGCCTTCAAGTGCTGTGCCGCGGCCATCATTGTGCTAACCACGACTGGCCG ctcagctcagctcctgtCTCGGTACCGACCTCGGGCGGCTGTCATTGCTGTGACTCGTTCTGCCCAGGCTGCCCGACAGGTCCACCTGTCCCGAGGAGTCTTCCCCTTGCTCTACCGTGAGCCGCCAGAGGCCATCTGGGCAGATGATGTGGACCGAAGGGTCCAATTTGGCATCGAAAGTG GAAAGCTCCGGGGCTTCCTCCGTGTCGGTGACCTGGTGATTGTGGTGACAGGCTGGCGACCTGGCTCTGGCTATACCAACATCATGCGGGTGCTGAGCATACCCTGA
- the Pklr gene encoding pyruvate kinase PKLR isoform X1: MSVQEHGPPQQLSPRISRSQKDLAKSALSGAPGGPAGYLRRASVAQLTQELGTAFFQQQQLPAAMADTFLEHLCLLDIDSEPVAARSTSIIATIGPASRSVERLKEMIKAGMNIARLNFSHGSHEYHAESIANIREAAESFATSPLSYRPVAIALDTKGPEIRTGILQGGPESEVEIVKGSQVLVTVDPEFRTRGDARTVWVDYPNIARVVAVGGRIYIDDGLISLVVRKIGPEGLVTEVEHGGVLGSRKGVNLPNAEVDLPGLSEQDLLDLRFGVEHNVDIIFASFVRKASDVAAVRAALGPEGRGIKIISKIENHEGVKKFDEILEVSDGIMVARGDLGIEIPAEKVFLAQKMMIGRCNLAGKPVVCATQMLESMITKARPTRAETSDVANAVLDGADCIMLSGETAKGSFPVEAVKMQHAIAREAEAAVYHRQLFEELRRAAPLSRDPTEVTAIGAVEAAFKCCAAAIIVLTTTGRSAQLLSRYRPRAAVIAVTRSAQAARQVHLSRGVFPLLYREPPEAIWADDVDRRVQFGIESGKLRGFLRVGDLVIVVTGWRPGSGYTNIMRVLSIP, encoded by the exons ATGTCTGTCCAAGAGCACGGTCCACCCCAGCAGCTCTCACCACGGATCTCTAGGTCCCAAAAGGACTTAGCAAAGTCTGCCCTAAGTGGGGCTCCAGGAG GGCCAGCGGGATACCTCCGGCGGGCTAGCGTGGCCCAGCTGACCCAGGAGCTGGGCACCGCCTtcttccagcagcagcagctgcccgCAGCTATGGCAGACACCTTCCTGGAACACCTCTGTCTCCTGGACATCGACTCAGAGCCTGTGGCTGCTCGGAGCACCAGCATCATTGCCACCATTG GGCCAGCATCTCGCTCTGTGGAACGCCTCAAGGAGATGATCAAGGCCGGGATGAACATTGCTCGACTCAACTTCTCCCATGGCTCTCATGAG TACCATGCAGAGTCCATCGCCAACATCCGAGAGGCGGCGGAGAGCTTTGCAACCTCTCCGCTCAGCTACAGGCCTGTGGCCATCGCCCTGGACACCAAGGGACCTGAGATACGCACCGGGATCCTGCAGGGG GGCCCAGAGTCGGAGGTGGAGATTGTGAAGGGCTCCCAGGTGCTGGTGACTGTGGACCCGGAGTTCCGGACACGGGGCGACGCACGCACAGTGTGGGTGGACTACCCCAATATCGCCCGGGTCGTGGCAGTGGGGGGCCGCATCTACATTGACGACGGCCTCATCTCGTTAGTGGTGCGGAAAATCG GCCCAGAGGGGCTGGTGACCGAAGTGGAACACGGTGGTGTCCTGGGCAGCAGGAAGGGTGTGAACTTGCCAAATGCTGAggtggacctgcctgggctgtcTGAGCAGGATCTCTTGGACCTGCGCTTCGGGGTGGAGCATAATGTGGACATCATCTTCGCCTCCTTTGTACGGAAAGCCAGCGACGTGGCTGCGGTCCGGGCTGCCCTGGGGCCGGAAGGACGGGGCATCAAAATTATCAGCAAAATTGAGAACCATGAAGGCGTGAAGAA GTTTGACGAAATTCTAGAAGTGAGCGATGGCATCATGGTGGCACGTGGTGACCTGGGCATTGAGATCCCAGCTGAGAAGGTTTTCTTGGCTCAGAAGATGATGATCGGACGCTGCAACCTGGCTGGGAAGCCAGTTGTTTGTGCCACACAG ATGCTAGAGAGCATGATCACTAAGGCTCGACCGACTCGGGCGGAGACAAGCGACGTGGCCAATGCGGTGCTGGATGGGGCTGACTGTATCATGTTGTCTGGGGAGACCGCCAAGGGCAGCTTCCCTGTGGAGGCTGTAAAGATGCAACACGCG ATTGCCCGCGAGGCAGAGGCTGCCGTGTATCACCGCCAGTTGTTTGAGGAGCTACGTCGGGCAGCGCCCCTGAGCCGTGACCCCACCGAGGTCACCGCGATTGGAGCCGTGGAGGCGGCCTTCAAGTGCTGTGCCGCGGCCATCATTGTGCTAACCACGACTGGCCG ctcagctcagctcctgtCTCGGTACCGACCTCGGGCGGCTGTCATTGCTGTGACTCGTTCTGCCCAGGCTGCCCGACAGGTCCACCTGTCCCGAGGAGTCTTCCCCTTGCTCTACCGTGAGCCGCCAGAGGCCATCTGGGCAGATGATGTGGACCGAAGGGTCCAATTTGGCATCGAAAGTG GAAAGCTCCGGGGCTTCCTCCGTGTCGGTGACCTGGTGATTGTGGTGACAGGCTGGCGACCTGGCTCTGGCTATACCAACATCATGCGGGTGCTGAGCATACCCTGA
- the Pklr gene encoding pyruvate kinase PKLR isoform X2, producing MEGTWRGAGKPANGLELKGRPAGYLRRASVAQLTQELGTAFFQQQQLPAAMADTFLEHLCLLDIDSEPVAARSTSIIATIGPASRSVERLKEMIKAGMNIARLNFSHGSHEYHAESIANIREAAESFATSPLSYRPVAIALDTKGPEIRTGILQGGPESEVEIVKGSQVLVTVDPEFRTRGDARTVWVDYPNIARVVAVGGRIYIDDGLISLVVRKIGPEGLVTEVEHGGVLGSRKGVNLPNAEVDLPGLSEQDLLDLRFGVEHNVDIIFASFVRKASDVAAVRAALGPEGRGIKIISKIENHEGVKKFDEILEVSDGIMVARGDLGIEIPAEKVFLAQKMMIGRCNLAGKPVVCATQMLESMITKARPTRAETSDVANAVLDGADCIMLSGETAKGSFPVEAVKMQHAIAREAEAAVYHRQLFEELRRAAPLSRDPTEVTAIGAVEAAFKCCAAAIIVLTTTGRSAQLLSRYRPRAAVIAVTRSAQAARQVHLSRGVFPLLYREPPEAIWADDVDRRVQFGIESGKLRGFLRVGDLVIVVTGWRPGSGYTNIMRVLSIP from the exons ATGGAGGGAACTTGGAGGGGAGCCGGGAAGCCAGCGAATGGCCTGGAGCTGAAAGGAA GGCCAGCGGGATACCTCCGGCGGGCTAGCGTGGCCCAGCTGACCCAGGAGCTGGGCACCGCCTtcttccagcagcagcagctgcccgCAGCTATGGCAGACACCTTCCTGGAACACCTCTGTCTCCTGGACATCGACTCAGAGCCTGTGGCTGCTCGGAGCACCAGCATCATTGCCACCATTG GGCCAGCATCTCGCTCTGTGGAACGCCTCAAGGAGATGATCAAGGCCGGGATGAACATTGCTCGACTCAACTTCTCCCATGGCTCTCATGAG TACCATGCAGAGTCCATCGCCAACATCCGAGAGGCGGCGGAGAGCTTTGCAACCTCTCCGCTCAGCTACAGGCCTGTGGCCATCGCCCTGGACACCAAGGGACCTGAGATACGCACCGGGATCCTGCAGGGG GGCCCAGAGTCGGAGGTGGAGATTGTGAAGGGCTCCCAGGTGCTGGTGACTGTGGACCCGGAGTTCCGGACACGGGGCGACGCACGCACAGTGTGGGTGGACTACCCCAATATCGCCCGGGTCGTGGCAGTGGGGGGCCGCATCTACATTGACGACGGCCTCATCTCGTTAGTGGTGCGGAAAATCG GCCCAGAGGGGCTGGTGACCGAAGTGGAACACGGTGGTGTCCTGGGCAGCAGGAAGGGTGTGAACTTGCCAAATGCTGAggtggacctgcctgggctgtcTGAGCAGGATCTCTTGGACCTGCGCTTCGGGGTGGAGCATAATGTGGACATCATCTTCGCCTCCTTTGTACGGAAAGCCAGCGACGTGGCTGCGGTCCGGGCTGCCCTGGGGCCGGAAGGACGGGGCATCAAAATTATCAGCAAAATTGAGAACCATGAAGGCGTGAAGAA GTTTGACGAAATTCTAGAAGTGAGCGATGGCATCATGGTGGCACGTGGTGACCTGGGCATTGAGATCCCAGCTGAGAAGGTTTTCTTGGCTCAGAAGATGATGATCGGACGCTGCAACCTGGCTGGGAAGCCAGTTGTTTGTGCCACACAG ATGCTAGAGAGCATGATCACTAAGGCTCGACCGACTCGGGCGGAGACAAGCGACGTGGCCAATGCGGTGCTGGATGGGGCTGACTGTATCATGTTGTCTGGGGAGACCGCCAAGGGCAGCTTCCCTGTGGAGGCTGTAAAGATGCAACACGCG ATTGCCCGCGAGGCAGAGGCTGCCGTGTATCACCGCCAGTTGTTTGAGGAGCTACGTCGGGCAGCGCCCCTGAGCCGTGACCCCACCGAGGTCACCGCGATTGGAGCCGTGGAGGCGGCCTTCAAGTGCTGTGCCGCGGCCATCATTGTGCTAACCACGACTGGCCG ctcagctcagctcctgtCTCGGTACCGACCTCGGGCGGCTGTCATTGCTGTGACTCGTTCTGCCCAGGCTGCCCGACAGGTCCACCTGTCCCGAGGAGTCTTCCCCTTGCTCTACCGTGAGCCGCCAGAGGCCATCTGGGCAGATGATGTGGACCGAAGGGTCCAATTTGGCATCGAAAGTG GAAAGCTCCGGGGCTTCCTCCGTGTCGGTGACCTGGTGATTGTGGTGACAGGCTGGCGACCTGGCTCTGGCTATACCAACATCATGCGGGTGCTGAGCATACCCTGA